The genomic region GATGAAAGCCCAAAAGTCGTCAAACGCCTCCCTTGCGAATATGGAGGCGCCGCCAGCCTTTGGTATTGCCGATGCGAGCTCTGCATAGCTTAGCGCGGTGAACATGTACCCGAGGGCGGCCACTGCGAGCGCCAGCGGCGCCACGCCCGCTGCGAAGAAAAGCACAAGCCCGAGGGCTACGTAAATATCGGCCCCCACATCAGCGAACCCTATCGAGAAAGACCCCAGCACGCCCAGGTCTCTCTTTAGCGTTACCTCCTCTATCTCAGGAGTAGGCCAGGGTATGGGCGTAGACCTGGCCTCTGTTTCTGGCTCATCGCTGCTCGTTCAGGACACCTATTATAAGTCAACTTAAATATATAAAAACGTTAATAAAACTAAAACCCGTATATCGCCCTAAATTTCAATCAGCCTTATAACCCTGAGCCGGTGAATTTAAAAAGAGGAGCATATGCCAAGGCTTACGAAAAATGAGGATGCCTGTATAGCATGCCATAGGTGCGAGGCGATTTGCGCATGGGCGCACCACGTCGTCTTCAACCCCCATAAGGGCAGGGTAATCGTAGACCTGGAGTATCCTGACACACACCAGCTAAGGATATGCATACAATGCGGAAGGTGCGCTGACGCATGCCCGATGGACGCCATTTACCAGGACTTCACGATTTTAACGACGAGCGAGCAGGGCATCTACAGGCTGGATGAGAGCAAGTGTACGGGCTGCGGGGAGTGCATAGAGGCGTGCCCCACTAAAGTATTACAGTTTTATGCGGATAAGCGTATGCCCAGGAAGTGCGACTTTTGCCTTGGCCAGCCCATGTGCGTGCGCTATTGCCCGACAAAGGCTTTAGGCTGGGTACTGGGGTGACCTATGAGAGGCGGTTATGCGGGTAAGGTCCTGAGGCTTGACCTGGACGGGCCGTCATATAGGGTTGAGCGGCCACGCGAGGAGGACCTGGAGCGGTT from Methanocella conradii HZ254 harbors:
- a CDS encoding 4Fe-4S dicluster domain-containing protein, which encodes MPRLTKNEDACIACHRCEAICAWAHHVVFNPHKGRVIVDLEYPDTHQLRICIQCGRCADACPMDAIYQDFTILTTSEQGIYRLDESKCTGCGECIEACPTKVLQFYADKRMPRKCDFCLGQPMCVRYCPTKALGWVLG